The nucleotide window AGGAAGGTAATTCGATCCTTGATCGATTAAATCTCCGTTCCCTTCAAATTATACCTAGTTTAAATCGCCGCTCggttacataatttttttctttcttattcacCCTTCACAGGCATGCGGAATCGCTCCGTCGGCTCGCACAACATGAACGATCATTCCAGCCGAAGCCACACCATACTGACCGTCCACATCACCTCGGAACAACAAGTAAATTATCAACGTGACTTAACTTTGTGAATTTATGAATCGATAAGGTGGTCCGTTTTCGGGGTGTTGGCGAATTTTTTCCACGCCATTCccccaaatcaacttcaaataattcgcTTTGTCCGCGAAGTTGATTTGAGGGTTGTGgcggaaaaaattcatcaaaccTAGATAACGACCACCCTGATAAGTTGAAGTTCGTTCGAATAATCAACAAATATTTCTCTCTCGTAATCCGCAGATGGAAAACGGAGTATTTATTTCCAAGCAAGGCAAGATCAACTTTGTCGATCTTGCGGgcagcgaaatgacgaagaaaactCAGAGCGAGGGTAAAACTCTCGAGGAAGCTAACAACATCAATAAAAGCTTGATGGTGCTAGGTAATATACTCTCTGCAAGTTTGCTGTTTTctgtcgtttcttttttttcatgataaaaattcataacgtcAACACTTGTAGAAGCAAGTATATCGGCGGAAAAATCGCGTCATTTCAAGAGGCGGAGCCGCGAAGCTTTCGTGCAACTTATCTTGACCCGAATTACTGTTTGAACGAGACTGTCTTACAGAGTCGACACTCGCACCTCGGCAAATAGTTGGTACAGAACCGTTTGGAACGGGCTTATAAGCCACGGACCTGTCAATGTAACCGCCAAAATATACAGAGAGAATTATCGACAAGCAACGGTGTGCAAACATCGAATCGTCGCTGTAATGAAACGCACGTCGTGATCCGTCCATCAATCGTGTCTGTTTCTATGGGCTGTGGCGATTCGGGCGATCGAAAATTaccaataaatatttcattattcttcctttatgtacatacataccgtTCATGGAGTCGCGAAGACAACCGGGACACGACTGCGAACCACAATTTACTCGTATTCATAAAGGAatacatataatgtaagaCCTGGACTAACTGTAATTACACGTGATCCATCATTCACGACGTGTTTCGTATCAGCTTTGTAGGGTCGATTTTATGCTCGTTTGGACGTACTCCAAAATTACatatgaaattttgacaattttgaaagaaaaattttaacggtATAACTTATGTACCTGACTCTTCTCTTTGCAATATCAGACgatatttcaacaatttttatttttcgatttgacTAGCTTCGCGttcgatttttaattactaTGCGAATATATTCTCTATTTCACCGatttcaacaactttttttttttaaccatttattcttttctttcatttctttctcaCAGTGAGACTGATGTCAGTATGTActtaaaaaaagaatcgagcatcttcatttttatcgttacaggATACTGCATCGCTTCGTTAAGTGATGGGAAAAAGAAAGCTGGACATATTCCTTATCGGGATAGCAAACTGACGAAACTACTTGCGGACAGTCTCGCCGGAAATGGAGTTTCTCTTATGGTACGAAGACGCAATGAATGCACCGAATTGCATTTATCCCGACAAAGTTGACTACGTTATCGTAAATGCAAATATGTACTCTGCTTTAACTTTCAGATCGCATGCATTTCTCCGGCGAGATCTAACGCGAGCGAAACTATAAATACACTGCGCTACGCGGCGCGTGCTAAAAAAATTCGCACCAAGCCGATTATCGTTATGGTATGCACGTTTCTAAAACTTTTACCGTATGCCAAATTGCAACCGACTGCATTGTCGTTATTAGACTATTTCCCAACCGTTGGTCAATGCCCTACGACTTACGTTATGTTCTCGATTTTTCCACACCCAGGATCCCAGGGAGGCTTTGATACTCAGCCTGAAACGAGAAGTCGGCGCTTTGCAAACAGAGAACGATCACTTGAGGGTAGCGCTCAACTTAGGCGGGGAATCCCCGATCTTTGCGCGGGTCGAACCCAAGGGtacgtaaaattgaatattgatCGCTCgttcaaattctttttttcacattcaatCTCTCTCCCTATAGAGAAATTAATCGCTTCGATAATCCCGACTGTCTTGAATTGTCCACAGCTGGGGAAAGAAGACCGCTTCCAACACCGCCTCGAGTTGATCTTGACAAATTAGCGGAACTCGAGGGTCCGGAACTCGGCCAACTTGTTCGGGATTACATCACCGAGAACGAGGCTCTTCGACGGGAAAATGCCGAGCTTTACGTCACCAGGGAACAAGTAATGCGCGACCAGGAACAGGTCTGCAGGGAAAATGAGAGGcttttgaaaaaacttgagGATGTTAATTCGTGAGTGAAAATTTACGGTTTTTCGGGAAGTTGAAAATCGTCGTTCCACCTACCGTTCGTTTCCGTAATCATACGTATTGTTTGGCCCGTTTATTTTCGCCGTATTTCAAAGCACGGATAATTTTCAGCGTCTGTTGTCGTTCGCCTATTATTCCGGCTCGGCCCAATTACTCGGCGGAGTTGTCGAGTAGCGTTAACGGCGATTACGTGCCTGGAGCTGCAAACGTCTGGACGAATCCTAATTTGGACCCTAATCAAGCGACGTTTACGACTTCCAAGGTATATTCTCTATTGCTAGAAAATAGCATAACATAGGAGTAAAAACGTGTTTTCATAAATTAGTGCCACTTGTTTTTAAACTAGAGATGTATTACAAAGAACTGTCTCAGAAGCCACTGAAACCCCTCGTATCTGCATGTTATAGTCGATTAATCATTACCGCGTAGCGAATGTTAAATTCTTTCACTTCAGGACAATACCGGTGGAGAAGTAACGTCTGGCGGCTCGGTTCGCGGAATGCCTGAAAAAGTATTGAAAGAATTGGACAAGCGACGAATCGGAGGAAGTTTTAATAACATCCTAGAGGCGTACAAGGACAAAAGTCATCACAGGAGAAACAACTCTTGGGATAATGGAAATGTGGCTAATAGTCCGGATCAAACCTCGTCTCCTGTCGACCCTAGCCAGTAAGAACTAAGACGTCTCATCTATAAGTAGTAACGCCAGTTTCCAAGTACGCATAAAGTAATTCAGAAAATCAATACAGactattaaaaataaaaaaaaaaaggacaaacACAATACGAGCATGAAATATACTTCAAGCTCAACTTTATGCACTGTGCCTGTGGTATAAACCAATGAACTTAAGTTTCTCATTAAGCTGTTGTAATAAGTACCAGTATGCCCGACGATATTCTCTCAAGTCTGATTTCGTTCCCCCTGATTACAGTAACAGAAAAGGTGCAACCCTGCGAAGAACGTCGACAGTGCCGGAAGAAAGGAGCTTAGCGATGTCAAATTTCGATGATAACCATCCGCCGTTGAAGAGCCATTCTTTGAACGACGACACTTCTACTCCAGACTCTGTTTTAAGTGGGCCGATCCTGGAAGGTAACAATTTGGCTCCGGGTACCGCTGATTCCGTTGCTCCAACCGCGGCATTTCCTGTTATAGCTTCACGT belongs to Neodiprion lecontei isolate iyNeoLeco1 chromosome 5, iyNeoLeco1.1, whole genome shotgun sequence and includes:
- the LOC107226369 gene encoding kinesin-like protein KIF12 isoform X6, with product MAVEGFSCTAFCYGQTGSGKTHTLTGPPGLFNGKNPYSEGHGLVFRSFVYLFKILQERQDCNFVLRASFLEIYNEKVIDLLNPGTSRKPLAVRWSKKIRGFFVENLFTVECEELDDLLAVLEEGMRNRSVGSHNMNDHSSRSHTILTVHITSEQQMENGVFISKQGKINFVDLAGSEMTKKTQSEGKTLEEANNINKSLMVLGYCIASLSDGKKKAGHIPYRDSKLTKLLADSLAGNGVSLMIACISPARSNASETINTLRYAARAKKIRTKPIIVMDPREALILSLKREVGALQTENDHLRVALNLGGESPIFARVEPKAGERRPLPTPPRVDLDKLAELEGPELGQLVRDYITENEALRRENAELYVTREQVMRDQEQVCRENERLLKKLEDVNSVCCRSPIIPARPNYSAELSSSVNGDYVPGAANVWTNPNLDPNQATFTTSKDNTGGEVTSGGSVRGMPEKVLKELDKRRIGGSFNNILEAYKDKSHHRRNNSWDNGNVANSPDQTSSPVDPSHNRKGATLRRTSTVPEERSLAMSNFDDNHPPLKSHSLNDDTSTPDSVLSGPILEGNNLAPGTADSVAPTAAFPVIASRTSSPFTSPELDDGIETSNVSSRGSRPRQEIPGSAGTKVANGLPAHRVFGSLVSLDGDDPHFLSTSLTNKH
- the LOC107226369 gene encoding kinesin-like protein KIF12 isoform X3 — encoded protein: MLAANNMFTLVYIGQQDLHVQRYIGINTSWTELTGSIERLEAGDKRVIATHQLLPEDNINVVVRVRPLSNREIKSGDESGVQFPGNGQIHCDGIPNSGDKKPKLFSYNVVFEPAASQEDILQYSGVKKLIEMAVEGFSCTAFCYGQTGSGKTHTLTGPPGLFNGKNPYSEGHGLVFRSFVYLFKILQERQDCNFVLRASFLEIYNEKVIDLLNPGTSRKPLAVRWSKKIRGFFVENLFTVECEELDDLLAVLEEGMRNRSVGSHNMNDHSSRSHTILTVHITSEQQMENGVFISKQGKINFVDLAGSEMTKKTQSEGKTLEEANNINKSLMVLGYCIASLSDGKKKAGHIPYRDSKLTKLLADSLAGNGVSLMIACISPARSNASETINTLRYAARAKKIRTKPIIVMDPREALILSLKREVGALQTENDHLRVALNLGGESPIFARVEPKAGERRPLPTPPRVDLDKLAELEGPELGQLVRDYITENEALRRENAELYVTREQVMRDQEQVCRENERLLKKLEDVNSVCCRSPIIPARPNYSAELSSSVNGDYVPGAANVWTNPNLDPNQATFTTSKDNTGGEVTSGGSVRGMPEKVLKELDKRRIGGSFNNILEAYKDKSHHRRNNSWDNGNVANSPDQTSSPVDPSHNRKGATLRRTSTVPEERSLAMSNFDDNHPPLKSHSLNDDTSTPDSVLSGPILEGNNLAPGTADSVAPTAAFPVIASRTSSPFTSPELDDGIETSNVSSRGSRPRQEIPGSAGTKVANGLPAHRVFGSLVSLDGDDPHFLSTSLTNKH
- the LOC107226369 gene encoding kinesin-like protein KIF12 isoform X5 translates to MVLLKTPPASRGNSPSRKGSSPQEGLGASPEVPKGKQIQKRGRGSRGSSPGDQSTGSRGSSPGKSPVFKGKSKTTLPRSQGSETGSIERLEAGDKRVIATHQLLPEDNINVVVRVRPLSNREIKSGDESGVQFPGNGQIHCDGIPNSGDKKPKLFSYNVVFEPAASQEDILQYSGVKKLIEMAVEGFSCTAFCYGQTGSGKTHTLTGPPGLFNGKNPYSEGHGLVFRSFVYLFKILQERQDCNFVLRASFLEIYNEKVIDLLNPGTSRKPLAVRWSKKIRGFFVENLFTVECEELDDLLAVLEEGMRNRSVGSHNMNDHSSRSHTILTVHITSEQQMENGVFISKQGKINFVDLAGSEMTKKTQSEGKTLEEANNINKSLMVLGYCIASLSDGKKKAGHIPYRDSKLTKLLADSLAGNGVSLMIACISPARSNASETINTLRYAARAKKIRTKPIIVMDPREALILSLKREVGALQTENDHLRVALNLGGESPIFARVEPKAGERRPLPTPPRVDLDKLAELEGPELGQLVRDYITENEALRRENAELYVTREQVMRDQEQVCRENERLLKKLEDVNSVCCRSPIIPARPNYSAELSSSVNGDYVPGAANVWTNPNLDPNQATFTTSKDNTGGEVTSGGSVRGMPEKVLKELDKRRIGGSFNNILEAYKDKSHHRRNNSWDNGNVANSPDQTSSPVDPSQ
- the LOC107226369 gene encoding kinesin-like protein KIF12 isoform X2 is translated as MVLLKTPPASRGNSPSRKGSSPQEGLGASPEVPKGKQIQKRGRGSRGSSPGDQSTGSRGSSPGKSPVFKGKSKTTLPRSQGSETGSIERLEAGDKRVIATHQLLPEDNINVVVRVRPLSNREIKSGDESGVQFPGNGQIHCDGIPNSGDKKPKLFSYNVVFEPAASQEDILQYSGVKKLIEMAVEGFSCTAFCYGQTGSGKTHTLTGPPGLFNGKNPYSEGHGLVFRSFVYLFKILQERQDCNFVLRASFLEIYNEKVIDLLNPGTSRKPLAVRWSKKIRGFFVENLFTVECEELDDLLAVLEEGMRNRSVGSHNMNDHSSRSHTILTVHITSEQQMENGVFISKQGKINFVDLAGSEMTKKTQSEGKTLEEANNINKSLMVLGYCIASLSDGKKKAGHIPYRDSKLTKLLADSLAGNGVSLMIACISPARSNASETINTLRYAARAKKIRTKPIIVMDPREALILSLKREVGALQTENDHLRVALNLGGESPIFARVEPKAGERRPLPTPPRVDLDKLAELEGPELGQLVRDYITENEALRRENAELYVTREQVMRDQEQVCRENERLLKKLEDVNSVCCRSPIIPARPNYSAELSSSVNGDYVPGAANVWTNPNLDPNQATFTTSKDNTGGEVTSGGSVRGMPEKVLKELDKRRIGGSFNNILEAYKDKSHHRRNNSWDNGNVANSPDQTSSPVDPSHNRKGATLRRTSTVPEERSLAMSNFDDNHPPLKSHSLNDDTSTPDSVLSGPILEASRTSSPFTSPELDDGIETSNVSSRGSRPRQEIPGSAGTKVANGLPAHRVFGSLVSLDGDDPHFLSTSLTNKH
- the LOC107226369 gene encoding kinesin-like protein KIF12 isoform X1; amino-acid sequence: MVLLKTPPASRGNSPSRKGSSPQEGLGASPEVPKGKQIQKRGRGSRGSSPGDQSTGSRGSSPGKSPVFKGKSKTTLPRSQGSETGSIERLEAGDKRVIATHQLLPEDNINVVVRVRPLSNREIKSGDESGVQFPGNGQIHCDGIPNSGDKKPKLFSYNVVFEPAASQEDILQYSGVKKLIEMAVEGFSCTAFCYGQTGSGKTHTLTGPPGLFNGKNPYSEGHGLVFRSFVYLFKILQERQDCNFVLRASFLEIYNEKVIDLLNPGTSRKPLAVRWSKKIRGFFVENLFTVECEELDDLLAVLEEGMRNRSVGSHNMNDHSSRSHTILTVHITSEQQMENGVFISKQGKINFVDLAGSEMTKKTQSEGKTLEEANNINKSLMVLGYCIASLSDGKKKAGHIPYRDSKLTKLLADSLAGNGVSLMIACISPARSNASETINTLRYAARAKKIRTKPIIVMDPREALILSLKREVGALQTENDHLRVALNLGGESPIFARVEPKAGERRPLPTPPRVDLDKLAELEGPELGQLVRDYITENEALRRENAELYVTREQVMRDQEQVCRENERLLKKLEDVNSVCCRSPIIPARPNYSAELSSSVNGDYVPGAANVWTNPNLDPNQATFTTSKDNTGGEVTSGGSVRGMPEKVLKELDKRRIGGSFNNILEAYKDKSHHRRNNSWDNGNVANSPDQTSSPVDPSHNRKGATLRRTSTVPEERSLAMSNFDDNHPPLKSHSLNDDTSTPDSVLSGPILEGNNLAPGTADSVAPTAAFPVIASRTSSPFTSPELDDGIETSNVSSRGSRPRQEIPGSAGTKVANGLPAHRVFGSLVSLDGDDPHFLSTSLTNKH
- the LOC107226369 gene encoding kinesin-like protein KIF12 isoform X4, producing the protein MMIEDWREWREERTGSIERLEAGDKRVIATHQLLPEDNINVVVRVRPLSNREIKSGDESGVQFPGNGQIHCDGIPNSGDKKPKLFSYNVVFEPAASQEDILQYSGVKKLIEMAVEGFSCTAFCYGQTGSGKTHTLTGPPGLFNGKNPYSEGHGLVFRSFVYLFKILQERQDCNFVLRASFLEIYNEKVIDLLNPGTSRKPLAVRWSKKIRGFFVENLFTVECEELDDLLAVLEEGMRNRSVGSHNMNDHSSRSHTILTVHITSEQQMENGVFISKQGKINFVDLAGSEMTKKTQSEGKTLEEANNINKSLMVLGYCIASLSDGKKKAGHIPYRDSKLTKLLADSLAGNGVSLMIACISPARSNASETINTLRYAARAKKIRTKPIIVMDPREALILSLKREVGALQTENDHLRVALNLGGESPIFARVEPKAGERRPLPTPPRVDLDKLAELEGPELGQLVRDYITENEALRRENAELYVTREQVMRDQEQVCRENERLLKKLEDVNSVCCRSPIIPARPNYSAELSSSVNGDYVPGAANVWTNPNLDPNQATFTTSKDNTGGEVTSGGSVRGMPEKVLKELDKRRIGGSFNNILEAYKDKSHHRRNNSWDNGNVANSPDQTSSPVDPSHNRKGATLRRTSTVPEERSLAMSNFDDNHPPLKSHSLNDDTSTPDSVLSGPILEGNNLAPGTADSVAPTAAFPVIASRTSSPFTSPELDDGIETSNVSSRGSRPRQEIPGSAGTKVANGLPAHRVFGSLVSLDGDDPHFLSTSLTNKH